A window of Nomascus leucogenys isolate Asia chromosome X, Asia_NLE_v1, whole genome shotgun sequence contains these coding sequences:
- the CBLL2 gene encoding E3 ubiquitin-protein ligase CBLL2, which produces MNKMPAGEQECEYNKEGKYYSKGVKLVRKKKRIRGSRWGDIKINIIGEKDDSPIHFCDKCDLPIKIYGRIIPCKHAFCYNCANLYHKIGYKICPRCSYPVLRIEAHKRGSVFMCSVVQGCKRTYLSQKSLQAHIKRRHKRARKQVTSASLEKVHPHIAPPRTEISEIPKRLLDRDHLSYIPPEQHTMVSLPSVQHMLHEQHNQPHEDIQAPPPEPSLSPPFPIQWETVSIFMRKHGNLAVDHIQNNSDPGAKKPTPPDYYPEYQSQPAVSSPHHIIPQKQHYAPPPSPSSPINHPMPYPPQDVVTPNLVRSQVPALTTTYDLSSRHIIVQVPPYMNSPPPCAPQSQNGNPSASEFAFHHYDPYFLPQFTENQETLSPQFTQTDAMDHRRWPAQKGLPPCPPMQSPPPSTLHGGSHHSYQRRHRPY; this is translated from the coding sequence ATGAACAAGATGCCTGCTGGTGAACAAGAATGTGAATATAACAAAGAAGGGAAGTACTACTCTAAAGGAGTTAAACtggtgagaaaaaagaaaagaattcgtGGTTCACGTTGGGGGGACATTAAGATAAACATCATAGGTGAAAAGGATGATTCACCAATTCATTTCTGTGACAAATGTGATTTGCCTATTAAAATCTACGGGCGAATAATTCCATGCAAGCATGCTTTTTGCTATAACTGTGCTAATTTATATCACAAAATCGGATATAAAATATGTCCACGCTGTAGTTATCCTGTGCTGCGAATTGAGGCGCATAAGCGAGGTTCTGTCTTCATGTGTAGTGTTGTTCAGGGATGCAAGAGAACATACTTGTCTCAGAAAAGCTTACAGGCTCATATCAAACGCCGCCATAAGAGAGCTCGAAAACAAGTTACCAGTGCTTCGCTTGAAAAAGTTCATCCTCATATTGCACCGCCACGAACTGAAATCTCTGAAATCCCTAAAAGACTGCTAGACAGGGACCATCTAAGCTATATTCCACCAGAGCAGCACACCATGGTGTCACTACCGTCTGTGCAACATATGCTACACGAGCAACATAATCAGCCACATGAGGATATTCAGGCTCCTCCCCCAGAACCATCTCTAAGTCCGCCTTTTCCCATCCAGTGGGAAACCGTTAgtatttttatgagaaaacatGGCAATTTAGCAGTTGATCATATTCAGAATAACTCAGATCCTGGTGCTAAGAAGCCAACACCTCCTGACTATTATCCTGAGTATCAAAGTCAACCAGCGGTATCGTCCCCTCATCATATTATACCTCAGAAACAGCATTATGCACCACCTCCATCTCCATCATCACCAATAAACCATCCAATGCCATATCCTCCTCAGGATGTAGTTACTCCTAACTTGGTTCGTAGCCAAGTGCCAGCTCTAACCACGACCTATGATCTATCGTCTAGACATATTATTGTCCAGGTGCCACCTTATATGAATTCTCCTCCACCATGTGCTCCCCAGTCTCAAAATGGTAATCCATCTGCAAGTGAATTTGCTTTTCACCATTATGACCCTTACTTTTTACCTCAGTTCACTGAAAATCAAGAAACCTTGAGCCCTCAGTTTACACAAACAGATGCAATGGATCATAGAAGATGGCCTGCACAGAAAGGACTGCCACCTTGTCCACCAATGCAGAGTCCACCTCCTTCAACCCTACATGGTGGATCACATCATTCATACCAGAGAAGACATAGACCATATTAA